The Tubulanus polymorphus chromosome 3, tnTubPoly1.2, whole genome shotgun sequence nucleotide sequence CTCGCTAATCCAGTGACTCATACAAATGACTAAACAAACCATGAAGCGTAAAATCCACTTAATTTGACAAAGAAATTGACTTTTTAATCGAAAATAATTTATAGAATTTATTCCGTTCACCACATAAAACGTTGCTTATTTTCACTATCAGGCCACAAAAAAGGCCTCTCAACAAAAATGTATATCGTTAGAGCGTTGACTGCACCATAAACTATGAGTTCAAGAATAATTTTCCAATAAGCAGCGATGTTCATATTAAGTCGAAGAATTAGATATGGAATGATAAAATAGCGAAACTCCATCAACTGTTGAGGAACTAGACAAATACACGTACACACCGCGAATAACATCTTCCAGATGATGTTTTTGAAGCGTAGTTCATAGCAAACACTCCACGCCGCATAGACATAAACAGGAATCAAAGCAAATTTTACTAAATCGTGACGGCGATAAATTCGCGACCAAACGTAAAATGTGTAGTGGCGATTGTCCGCGAGTAAGTAAGGATGCGCGTACGTTAATTTCCAAACACACACAGCGGCAAAAATGACAAGCAGTACAGTAGTCAGTTTATGTCTCCAGATCCACAGAAGACAGGCGATGATTTTATGAATAGATATTAAATGCATGAAAGAAAACGCAAGCGTAAAAccgagaaaatagaaaatctgcGGTATGTGTAAGCAAGCTTGATGAGCAGTCCGAGCACCAACGACTATtccattattcattattacgaAAACAACAAAAGCCATGCCAACTAAAATATACGCATAGCACTGTGTTATAATGTTTCTAAGCAAGAGACGAAACCCCGGAGTCCAGTTTCGTAATTCATTCCACAGAGTTGCTAAAACAATCTTTAGAAAACCGCTGCTCTGTATTGTAACATCACTGATGTCTTTTTTCTTCAGCAAGATCAGATCCATAATGAGATGCGCGACGGCTAATCCAGCGGTAAAGAACACCCATATAATGTTCGTCTGTCGGAACAAAATGGCACCTATGCCTGAAACTGCTGCGAGTTTGTGTTTGTGATGCCTACCTAATAAAATTGTCAGCAAAACGAAAAATGTCGATCCAGAATCCGTATAGTACAGGAACGTAAAGAAATACAATGTCGGTAAGAGTGTCAGCGCTGTAGCTGTCAGGAGTCCGCGACACTTGTCAAATtccttaaaaattaaaaaactcTGATTTTGGAAAAGTGTTTGAGTAgaccaattgatgaaatttatcttttaaatcaGCTGTTTACCTTAGACTTGCCATGAATGTGCCAAATAAGAAGCAATAGGAGCACAAAATTCCCCATCGAGAATCCGATGTTGATACAACGTAACCAAAATGTGACGCAAATTTCTCCCATCTTGAAATCTGTCAGCCGGGCGACTAGTTGGAAGATACCAGTTGATACGAGGTAAAGTCCAGGTAGAGTTGTAATCATAGGATCCCACTGAAATGACCATACAAAAATGCAGTAGGGGTTAATgtaaaactaggggtccagggacaccatgtccacttgggaagtgctttcaattgctcaacaatctaacaatttcaatattcaacacccctgaCCAACACAATAACTaaagaccttgaaactcaccacaatcatagaatatgtcagcagctatgattttttaattgattgtgatagcaaaatatgcctcgttaccaatttaatatggaaataccaagttattctactattcaacgcacCCTGGTGACCacatgcaaaacccaatgaccttgatacacaccacaatcatagaacatgtcatgaactacaactttgaaattgatcatggtaacaaaatatgcctaggtaccaatctaataaggaaataataagatattctactattcaacgccccctggtgaccacatagaataactaatgtccttaaaactcaccacaatcatagatgatgtcatgagctacaacttttcaatttgtggtaacaaaatatgcataggaacgaatataatatagaaataccaagttattgtattattcaacgctcctggtggccatacacaaaaaccaatgaccttgaaactcaccgaaatcatagaacatgttatgggctacaactttcttattgattgtggtaacaaattatgcttaggtatcaatataatatggaaaaagtttttcccacctatgatagagtactgatgacaccaagatggccgccaatagCGCAATAATTGgccaatcaaaaatacctgtctcaggtatataACATCCCTTTcgaaagaatacccatcacaaattgtaatgagaaatggcaaaccagtaggaagctacaggactcagaattcgggccaaatttgacatttttgggcactaaaaaggtcataggacggccatcttgagtctgatcaacccaatttttcttatgctgatgggcccttgggggattcaaatgtATACAAacgatcaaggtaattgatctaagcgtcttcaaaatttccctcaaaaaattcaaaaatatgtaaaaagtgctgattttggcgaccaacaatggctgccagttggccatcttgattctgacagggccagtttttgggctgaagatgtgtctagggtagatacatgtgtaacccaaatatagagacattacattgaagcgtcttcaaaacttcccaaaataactggattccatctacggacggacgacaagtgaacgcaatagcccgctgggactaaagtcccaagtgggctaaaaattccCCGAATTCAAGGAGCACTCAAAATCCGTGGATCCCAATGGCTTACAATACAAGTTCAAATGTATGCAAGGTGCCACCATCTGTTTTTaacccacttgggacttaagtcctaACATGCTACAAGTTACATGTACCAATTGATTGccgttacaaaatatgcatagacACCAATAtaaatagacaaattgtatatgattcaaaaatcaaatccCCTAGTGGCAAGAAAAAATTTGGATGATTGCAATTCCATGTGGGGAGAGGTAGCCTATGAAAGTGCTAATAAACATCCAACTCAAAAGACTATACTTTAATTAACTGCATCAGCATTAATGCCAGTCTTAATCCCACCATaaacttttttgttttttcaattcaactaTTTTTTGAGGCGACTATGTCAAATGTTTTGAGTTATTAAAACGATCACCAAACACTAATTTGGATTATAAATCTATGCCAAAACAGAACTTCCATTGGATTACAGAAGAGACAGTTTATGGCATTTTAAAGGGCTGAAATGACGCTCAAAGCTTCTTCCCTCAAAATgagggacgaaaattaaccACTTTCGCCCCAGAAGTTATTCGGGAACAATGGCTAGATACTTAACTATTGTGACCCGAGATCTAAAACAAAATGAGAAGCATTCATTTATAAGATACAGTGGCACGTATACGCTGTATAGATTGGAAAAAGTTTTGAGACTTACGAATGCTCTAGCCCGGTAGACATAataagtgataatgataacctacttgccctaatGGAAATATACTTGTCCAGGGCAGATAGACAAAGCGCCTAGATCGGACCCTGTCCAGATCTGTTCAATCGGCGATACCGACGTACCCCCAGTGCGCATGCATGATTCCACTGTAAAGCACATGTACCTTAGTGGTAGACCTACAGCGCTCCAACAACTATAAGCCACCAAGCTGAACTTCCGGACTTCGTTACTACTTAGGTAGGCAAACTCGTCTTGTACTCACTTTGAAGTGCCCTCAAAAATGTCACCCCAAAATTTTTTTGACCAAGGTTTTCCACCTATATTTTTTCAACGCATGAAATGACCGAAAGCACCCCCTAAAATGGTGTAGAAGTATTCGGAGTACGTGGTATTTcgtaaaaagtgcccttttttctCATTGGACACCCCCCATGGaaaatcctagatccgcccttggttacctaatcgttggaggtaagctttttataatcggatgggcttataccaacgttaaggatgacaagggccaaaacacggttgaaaaaagaaacactTCGAAAATATAGGCTACTTTCTATACACTTCAGTcgacaattaatggcttaattcactaacataggtacctttcgaaataattcaattttatgtatgtttcgagcgaTTAATCAactttattttgagaaattaatcattttcac carries:
- the LOC141901701 gene encoding dol-P-Glc:Glc(2)Man(9)GlcNAc(2)-PP-Dol alpha-1,2-glucosyltransferase-like, producing the protein MAMHSSVFLAGCEITAFLVGLAGCILLKISNTQHGPYMDEIFHIRQASKYCEGEFSEWDPMITTLPGLYLVSTGIFQLVARLTDFKMGEICVTFWLRCINIGFSMGNFVLLLLLIWHIHGKSKEFDKCRGLLTATALTLLPTLYFFTFLYYTDSGSTFFVLLTILLGRHHKHKLAAVSGIGAILFRQTNIIWVFFTAGLAVAHLIMDLILLKKKDISDVTIQSSGFLKIVLATLWNELRNWTPGFRLLLRNIITQCYAYILVGMAFVVFVIMNNGIVVGARTAHQACLHIPQIFYFLGFTLAFSFMHLISIHKIIACLLWIWRHKLTTVLLVIFAAVCVWKLTYAHPYLLADNRHYTFYVWSRIYRRHDLVKFALIPVYVYAAWSVCYELRFKNIIWKMLFAVCTCICLVPQQLMEFRYFIIPYLILRLNMNIAAYWKIILELIVYGAVNALTIYIFVERPFLWPDSENKQRFMW